One window of the Methanomassiliicoccaceae archaeon DOK genome contains the following:
- a CDS encoding cobyrinate a,c-diamide synthase: MSLPRFMIAAPASGSGKTLVTCGILQALVNRDMKVASFKCGPDYIDPMFHSRVIGARSKNLDAFFCDDPTLRYLFGRTAETCDISVVEGVMGFYDGISILSSEASSYDVSQRLDIPVVLLLNCRGASMSVLPMLKGFLEFRPNNIRGVIFNNMSQRVYETIAPAAREMGVEPIGYVPKVSDLVLESRHLGLVLPSEIEELKDKLNRLADVLEGTLDIDLLVRIASQAPDLRYEAPAVRRIDGDVRIGLADDDTFCFTYEDNVELLERCGAEIVRFSPMRDPVLPDVDGIVLSGGYPELHCEELESNRTMMEDIRSKVLGGMPCIAECGGFMYLHERMEDKDGVMHGMCGVIPGEVRNTGRLSRFGYATFSPLRDDGVTKGGLSVKGHEFHYWDSDNCGSDWKAVKTGGREYTCLHDTGTMLAGYPHLYYYSNPEFATRFMERCLEYRNRRTTI, translated from the coding sequence ATGAGCCTCCCCCGCTTCATGATCGCCGCCCCCGCCAGCGGATCGGGGAAGACCCTCGTCACCTGCGGGATCCTGCAGGCGCTGGTCAACAGGGACATGAAAGTCGCCTCGTTCAAGTGCGGCCCCGACTACATCGACCCCATGTTCCACTCAAGGGTCATCGGCGCCAGGTCGAAGAACCTGGACGCATTCTTCTGCGACGACCCCACGCTGAGGTACCTCTTCGGCAGGACGGCGGAGACCTGCGACATCTCCGTGGTCGAAGGCGTGATGGGGTTCTACGACGGCATAAGCATCCTCAGCTCCGAGGCCAGCTCATACGACGTCTCGCAGAGGCTGGACATCCCCGTCGTCCTGCTCCTCAACTGCAGGGGCGCCAGCATGTCCGTGCTCCCGATGCTGAAGGGGTTCCTGGAGTTCAGACCCAACAACATCAGAGGGGTGATCTTCAACAACATGTCCCAGAGGGTGTACGAGACCATCGCCCCGGCCGCCAGGGAGATGGGCGTGGAGCCCATAGGGTACGTCCCCAAGGTCTCGGACCTCGTGCTGGAGAGCAGGCACCTCGGCCTCGTGCTGCCCTCGGAGATCGAAGAGCTGAAGGACAAGCTCAACAGGCTCGCGGATGTTCTGGAGGGGACCCTCGACATCGACCTGCTCGTTAGGATCGCCTCCCAGGCGCCAGACCTGCGGTACGAGGCCCCCGCGGTCAGGAGGATAGATGGTGATGTCAGGATCGGCCTCGCCGACGACGACACGTTCTGCTTCACGTACGAGGACAACGTGGAGCTCCTGGAGAGATGCGGTGCGGAGATCGTCAGGTTCTCGCCGATGCGCGATCCCGTCCTCCCGGACGTGGACGGGATCGTCCTCTCGGGCGGATACCCCGAACTCCACTGCGAGGAGCTGGAGTCCAACAGGACGATGATGGAAGACATCCGGTCCAAAGTCCTGGGCGGCATGCCCTGCATCGCCGAGTGCGGCGGGTTCATGTACCTCCACGAGAGGATGGAGGACAAGGACGGCGTGATGCACGGGATGTGCGGCGTCATCCCCGGAGAGGTGAGGAACACCGGGAGGCTGTCCAGGTTCGGATACGCAACGTTCAGCCCCCTGAGGGACGACGGCGTGACGAAGGGCGGCCTCTCGGTCAAGGGTCACGAGTTCCACTACTGGGACAGCGACAACTGCGGATCTGACTGGAAGGCTGTGAAGACCGGCGGAAGGGAGTACACATGCCTGCACGACACGGGCACAATGCTGGCGGGGTACCCCCATCTGTACTACTACTCCAATCCGGAGTTCGCGACCAGGTTCATGGAGAGATGCCTGGAGTATAGGAACCGCAGGACCACGATATGA